The genome window ATTTGATCGGTCAGACCAACGCTTTGCAGCACCATCGCCAGTTCGTGATAACCATCCGGGCGATCGCCGATAATTTCTAGATACAGATTAATTTTGGCTGGGGAAATCAGGGTATAGGAACGCATTAGGGTTTTACAGATATATGCCCACAAGCTCTCATACTTAAGCTATACAAACGAAATCTGACGAGAGCAGGCTTAGTCAAACAAGTAGATACTTTTAGTCCGCAGGCTTGAGCAAATTACTCAGGGCAACCCATTGGCTAAGACCCAGGTCTTCGGCGCGGGCTTGAGGGTTTACTTCTAATTGTTCCAGTATTTGGGTGAGGCGATCGCGCTCAACCACACTTTTCAGATTATTTCGCAACATTTTGCGCTTTTCGGCAAAACCGAGCTTGACCAAATTCTCTAGGTGCTTGGGGTTCTGGGCAGGCGGTTCTATCAATCGCGGACGCAGCCGCACCACCGCTGAATCTACTTTGGGCGGTGGATAAAATGCTCCTGCTGGCACAATACAGATTAACTCGCACTCTGCCAAATACTGCACTCGCACGCTTAATGCCCCAAAATGTTTGGTGCCTGGTTTGGCATAAAGCCTTTGTGCGACTTCTTTTTGCACCAGCAGCACGATGGAATCAAACGGCTTAGCGGCTGGCTGGGCAATTGTACCTAACAACTTTTCCAGAATCGGGCCGGTGATGTTGTAA of Coleofasciculus sp. FACHB-1120 contains these proteins:
- the rsmA gene encoding 16S rRNA (adenine(1518)-N(6)/adenine(1519)-N(6))-dimethyltransferase RsmA → MRSPQPRKQFAQHWLRSDKALNQIVAAAELSTSDSPEGERSASRVLEIGPGTGILTRRLLPLAQSVVAVEIDRDLCQLLAKQLGKVDHFLLLQGDFLSFDLDAQLAPFPAFQNPNKVVANIPYNITGPILEKLLGTIAQPAAKPFDSIVLLVQKEVAQRLYAKPGTKHFGALSVRVQYLAECELICIVPAGAFYPPPKVDSAVVRLRPRLIEPPAQNPKHLENLVKLGFAEKRKMLRNNLKSVVERDRLTQILEQLEVNPQARAEDLGLSQWVALSNLLKPAD